CCGATGCCAGTATCGAGCGCCTGCGCGATGGCCACCACGAACTGTCGGAACGGTTCAACCTGGTTCAGGGCCGGTTCTATTCCGTGGCGGGCGATATCGCCCGGGTGGAGCAGAGCATCCAGCACGGTCAGCAACGGCTGCGCCAGTTACAGGATGACCTGAAGGAAGCCGAGCGCACCCGGCTGGAAACCGAATCGCACTTGGGGCACGACCGCACCCTGTTGGCCACGCTGGGCGAAGAGCTGGCCATGCTTGAGCCCGAGCAGGAAATGACCCTGGCTGCGGCTGAAGAAGCCGCGGCCACCCTTGAAGAAGCCGAACTGGGCATGCACGGCTGGCAGGAGCAGTGGGACAGCTTCAACACCCGATCAGCTGAGCCGCGGCGCCAGGCCGAAGTGCAGCAGGCGCGGTTGCAGCAGCTTGAAACCAGCCTTGAGCGGCTGGCTGAACGCCAGCGCAAGCTGGGTGAGGAAAGTGAGCAGCTGGTGGCCGACCCACAGGATGCCGCGATGCTGGAGCTGGCCGAGCAGTTGGCCGCCAGCGAAATGCAACTGGAAGGCTTGCAGCTTGACGAAGAGCAGGTGGTCGAGCAGCTGGAGAGCGTTCGCGACCAGTTGCAGCAGGCTACCCAGTCACAGCAGCAATTGCAGGGCGATTTGCAGCGTTTGGGTGGCCGGTTGGCATCGCTGGAGGCACTTCAGCAGGCAGCCCTCGAGCCCGGTGCCGGGGCTGCGGACTGGTTGCGTGGGCAGGGCCTGGAACAGCGCCCGCGCCTGGCCGAAGGGCTGCGTGTTGAGCCGGGCTGGGAGCTGGCGGTAGAAACCGTGCTCGGTGCTGATCTGCAAGCCGTGCTGGTCGATGATTTTGCCAGTCTTCAGTTCGCCGCGCTGGAGCAGGGCGAACTGCGCTTGTTGCTGGGTGGGCCTGAGGGCACGCGCCACGTGGGAAGCCTGCTGGACAAGGTGGAATGCGCAACCGACCTGGCGCCTTGGCTTGGCCAGGTCACGCCGGTAGAAGACCTGGCCCAGGCGCTGGCCCAGCGCGCATCGCTCGCGGATGGGCAAAGCCTGGTCAGCCGTGACGGCTATTGGGTAGGGCGGCACTTTCTGCGTGTCAGCCGTGGCGGCGAGGCTCAGGGTGGGGTGCTGGCCCGTGGCCAGGAAATCGAACGGCTGGGGCTTGAGCAGTTTGAGCAGCAGGCTGCACTGGAACAAGTGGAGCAGCAACTGCAGGGCCAGCGTGAGCAGCAGCTAGGCCTTGAAGAGCAGCGCGAACAACTGCGCCGCCGCACGCAAGAAGAAAACCGCCAGCACGGCGAGCTGAAAGCCAGCTTGTCGGCCGGCCGTGCCCGTGCCGAGCAGGTCGAACTGCGCCGTCGCCGCCTGCAGGAAGAGTTGGCCGAGCTTCAGGAGCAACGCGCCCTGGAGCACGAACAGTTGGGTGAGGCGCGCCTGGTGCTGCAGGAAGCCCTGGACCTGATGGCCCAGGACACCGAGCAGCGTGAACAGCTGATGGCCCGCCGCGACACCCTGCGCGAAGGCCTCGACCGCATCCGCCAGGAGGCCCGCCAGCACAAGGACCACGCCCACCAGCTGGCCGTGCGCCTGGGTTCGCTGCGCGCCCAGCATGATTCGACGCACCAGGCCCTGGAACGTCTGGAGCAACAGGCTGCCCGCCTGAACGAGCGCCAGGAACAACTCAGCCTCAACCTGGAAGAAGGCGAAGCGCCACTGGAAGAGCTGCGCCTGAAGCTGGAAGAGCTGCTGGAACGGCGCATGAGCGTAGACGAAGAAATGCGCCAGGCCCGCCTGCACATGGACGAGGCCGACCGCGAACTGCGCGCCGCCGAAAAGCGCCGAACCCAGGCCGAACAGCAGGCTCAGATGCTGCGCGGGCAACTGGAGCAGCTGCGCCTGGAATGCCAGGGCCTGGATGTGCGCCGCAAAACCCTGCAGGAGCAATTGCTGGCAGACGGCTACGATTTGCAGGGCGTACTTGCCACGCTTGAGCCCGAGGCCAGCGAGCAGGGTACCGAGCAAGCGCTGGAGCAGATGGATGCACGCATTCAACGGCTGGGCGCCATCAACCTGGCAGCCATCGAAGAGTACGAGCAGCAGTCCGAGCGCAAGCGCTACCTGGACGCTCAGAACGCCGACCTGGTCGAGGCGCTGGAGACCCTGGAAAACGTCATCCGCAAGATCGACAAAGAAACCCGTAACCGCTTCAAGGATACCTTTGATCAGATAAATGCCGGATTACAGGCACTTTTCCCAAAAGTTTTCGGCGGTGGCAGCGCGTATCTGGAACTGACGGGCGAAGATCTACTCGATACAGGGGTAACGATCATGGCGCGACCGCCGGGCAAGAAGAACAGCACCATCCATCTGCTGTCCGGCGGCGAAAAGGCACTGACCGCATTGGCGCTGGTGTTTGCCATTTTCAAGCTGAACCCCGCACCGTTCTGCATGCTCGACGAGGTCGACGCGCCGCTGGACGATGCCAACGTCGGGCGTTACGCCCGCCTGGTGAAGGAAATGAGCGAGACGGTGCAGTTCATCTACATCACCCATAACAAGATTGCCATGGAGATGGCGGATCAATTGATGGGGGTGACCATGCACGAGCGCGGTTGCTCCCGCCTGGTGGCGGTGGATGTGGAGGAGGCCATGGCGATGGTGGACGCTTGATGCGCGAACTTTGGGCGTAATGTGTAGGAAATGCCCACGCCATGTGCGACAGACGGTGTAAAGTTGTCTTTGGTCGTGCTAGCTTAATGTCACTCGTTTTTTGCGTGGGTAAAACGCCTGTCAGAACATAGAGTTGGCGCCACGTGTTAAAGGGCTTTGAAGCCTTTGTTTTCAAGCATATTTTTATAGAGGCACGGGATTACATGGAAATCGGTCTGCGCGAGTGGCTGATCGTCATCGGCATCATTGTCATCGCCGGTATTCTTTTCGACGGCTGGCGCCGCATGCGCGGCGGAAAAGGAAAGTTGAAGTTCCGTCTGGATCGCAGTTACGCCAACCTGCCGGACGAGGAGGGCAACGCTGAAGTGCTCGGCCCGTCGCGGGTGCTGGATAACCAGAAGGAACCGGAGCTGGACGAAAGCGACTTGCCTTCGGTCAGTGCCCCGGCGCGTGAGCGCGAGCGCGAACCCAAGCCGGCCAAGGCTGCCAAGCGTGGCAAGCGCGCCGCTGAAGCACAGCAGCAGGGCGACCTGAACCTGGCCGCCGAGCCGCGTGAGCCGGACTTGTTCGCCGACGCCGAAGACGACTTTGCCGCCGACAACAACCGCAACAGTGGCTTTGCCGCGAGCGGCAACGCCGCCAAAGAGCTGCCCCCGGTTGAAGAGGTGCTGGTGATCAGCGTCATCTCCCGTGACGAAGGTGGCTTCAAGGGCCCGGCACTGCTGCAGAACATCCTGGAAAGCGGCCTGCGTTTTGGCGAGATGGACATTTTCCACCGCCACGAAAGCATGGCTGGCCACGGCGAAGTACTGTTCTCCATGGCCAACGCGGTCAAGCCCGGTATTTTCGACCTGGACGACATCGACCACTTCAGCACCCGTGCGGTGAGCTTCTTCCTGGGCCTGCCTGGCCCGCGTCATCCGAAGCAGGCCTTCGACGTGATGGTGGCAGCCGCACGCAAGCTTGCCCATGAACTGGATGGCGAGCTTAAAGATGACCAGCGCAGCGTGCTGACGGCGCAGACCATCGAGCATTACCGCCAACGCATCGTTGAGTTCGAGCGCCGTGCGCTGACCCAGAAGCGCTGATGTGTCCGCGTGGGCGGCCGCGCTTCGGTGCTGCCCACCCTGTTTCAAGCGCAAGAGCAGCCAATGGCTGCTCTTTTGCTTTGCAAGAGAACCTGAACAATGACCGCCGAAACCCGAATCCACGCCCTTCGCACCGAGCTCGACCAGCACAACTACCGCTACTACGTGCTCGACGAGCCCAGCGTGCCCGACGCCGAATACGACCGCCTGTTCAATGAACTCAAAGCGCTGGAGGCCGAAAACCCGCACCTCGTCACCCCTGACTCGCCCACCCAGCGTGTGGGCGGTGCAGCCCTGGCCGCCTTCAGCCAGGTGCGCCACGAAGTGCCCATGTTGAGCCTCGGCAACGCCTTCGAAGAAACCGACTTGCGTGAATTCGGCCGCCGTGTGGTAGAAGGCCTCGACCAACCGGGCGCGGTCGACTTCAGTTGCGAACCCAAGCTCGACGGCCTGGCGGTTAGCCTGCTGTACCGTGATGGCCAGTTGGTGCAGGGTGCCACCCGCGGCGATGGCACCACCGGCGAAGACATCAGCGCCAACGTGCGCACCGTGCGCAACATCCCGCTGAAGCTTCAGGGCGAGGGCTGGCCCGAGGTGCTCGAGGTACGCGGTGAGGTGTACATGAGCAAGGCCGGTTTCGACCGCCTCAACGCCGCGCAAGCCGAGGCTGGCGGCAAAACCTTCGCCAACCCGCGCAACGCCGCTGCCGGCAGCCTCCGCCAACTGGATTCGAAGATTACCGCCAGCCGGCCGTTGGAATTCTGCTGCTATGGCGTAGGGCAAGTTTCCGCCAGCATCGGCGAGAGCCACATCGGCATTCTTGAACAGCTCAAGCAATGGGGGCTGCCGATCAGCCGCGAATTGCGCCACGCCGCTGGCATCGAAGAGTGCCTCGCCTATTACCGCGACATTGGCGAGCGCCGCAACAGCCTGCCGTATGAAATCGACGGCGTGGTGTTCAAGGTCAACAGCCTGGCCGCCCAGCGTGAGCTTGGCTTCCGCGCCCGTGAGCCGCGTTGGGCCATTGCCCACAAGTTTCCGGCCATGGAAGAGCTCACCGAAGTGCTGGACGTCGAGTTCCAGGTGGGCCGTACCGGCGCGGTTACCCCGGTGGCGCGCCTGAAGCCCGTCAAGGTGGCCGGCGTGACTGTCTCCAATGCCACCCTGCACAACATGGACGAAATCGCCCGCCTGGGCCTGCGTATTGGCGACACGGTGATCATCCGCCGCGCCGGTGACGTGATTCCGCAGGTAATGCAGGTGGTGTTGGAGCGCCGCCCCGACGATGCGCGCCCGGTGCAAGTGCCCAGCGAGTGCCCGGTGTGCGGCTCGCAGGTCGAGCGTACCCAGTTGGTCAAGCGCAGCAAGGGCAAGGAAACCACCAGCGAGGGTGCGGTGTACCGCTGTGTCGGCCGCCTGGCCTGTGGCGCCCAGCTCAAGCAGGCCATCATCCACTACGTGTCCCGCCGGGCCATGGACATCGACGGCCTGGGTGAGAAAAGCGTGGAGCAGTTGGTGGACGAGGGCCTGATCGGTTCGCCGGCAGACCTCTACAAGCTGCAGTTCGACCAGATTGTCGGGCTGGAAGGCTTTGCCGAAGTGTCCAGCAAGAAGTTGCTGGACGCCATCGAAGCCAGCAAGCGCCCGAGCCTGGCGCGCTTCATCTATGCACTGGGTATCCCGGACGTAGGTGAAGAAACCGCCAAGGTCCTGGCCCGGTCGTTGGGTAGCCTTGAGCGCGTGCAGCAAGCGTTGCCGCAAGTGCTGACCTACTTGCCCGACATCGGGCTGGAAGTGGCCTACGAGATCCACAACTTCTTTGAAGACGAGCACAACCGCAAGGTGATCGAGCAACTGCTGGCGTGCGGCATGCAGTTGCAGGATGAAGGCGAGTTGGCTGCCGAGTTTGCCGCCAGCACCACCCTGGCCGGGATGATTGCCAAGCTCGACATCGCCTCGGTCGGCCCGACGGGTGCGGAAAAACTGGTGGCCAAGCTCGACAGCCTGGACAAGATCATTGCGGCAGACGGCATCGACCTGCGCCAGGCGCTGGCAGCGAAGCAGGCTGAAGCTGTGCGCGAGTTCTTCAAGGACGAGGCCAACCAGCAGCTCGCCCGGGCCATCGAGGCCCAGTTGCTGGCGTTCGGCATGCACTGGAGTAGCGAGAAGAAGGTTGCCGAAGGCTTGCCGCTGGCGGGGCAGACCTGGGTGCTGACCGGCACCCTGGAGCGCATGAGCCGCGACGTTGCCAAAGAGAAGCTGGAAAGCCTGGGCGCCAAGGTGGCCGGCTCTGTCTCCGGCAAAACCCATTGCGTGGTGGCCGGCCCGGGTGCCGGCTCCAAGCTGGCCAAGGCCAGCGAGCTGGGCGTGAAGGTGCTGGACGAAGACGCCTTCGTGGCCTTCATGGCCGGCCACGGCATCGCCCTTTGAACCGCTCTCACGAACCTGTGGGGGCAACTGTCTTGTGCTGATTGTGCCGGCCTATTCGCGGATAAATCCGCTCCTACAGGTCCAGTGCTTACCTCAAGGGGCGCGCAATCCCTGTAGGAGCGGCTTTAGCCGCGAAGCAGACGACGCGGTGGATGGCACCGGCTTTGCCGGTGTTCGCGGATAAATCCGCTCCTACAGGTTCAGTGCTTACCTCAAGGTGCGCGCAATCCCTGTGGGAGCGGCCTTGTGTCGCGAAAAGGCTGCGCAGCAGCCTCAGGGTTTCAGCGCCAACACTAAAATCACCGGGGCCGCTCTGCGGCCCTTTCCGACCGGTCCGGCGTCCCGGCGAGGCCGCGACAGACCAACAAGTCATTGAGAAATGATGACTTTTTCTAGCCCAAGAGGTTGTAACTTCGCCCCAGACCGGTACAATGGCGCGGCTCGTCACTTGGCGAGCCGCGTAGTGGTGGCCCCATCGGTCCCCCCGCATTGATTACCCGTTAACCTGGTCAGGCCCGGAAGGGAGCAGCCATAGCGGGAACATCGAGTGCCGGGGTGTGGCTGGTGGGGCCGCCTCCATTTCCGGGGTCGAAAAATCGGGCCTCCGCGTTATTCCCTTCTCCTACACCTCATCCCGCATCCCCCTGCATCCTTGGCGCAGCGCAACCCCTAAATTGCCGCCATCCTTGAGATGGAGATCAGGCATGAAACTGGGTAAGACGGATTTGGCCATTGGTTTGCTGGTAACCATTGTCTGGGGCTGCAATTTCTCGGTCATTGAGCTTGGCCTGGAAACCCTGGACCCGCACATGCTCACGCTGTTGCGCTTCGTCTTCTGCGCGCTGCCCCTGGTGTTTTTCGTCAAGCGCCCGCAGGGGGTGAGCTGGAGCGTGCTGGCGGCATATGGCGTGCTGTTCGGCGTAGGGCTTGGCTGGGGCCTCAACTTTGCAATTCATCATGGATTGTCGCCGGGCATGTCGTCGGTGCTGCTTCAGTTCAGCGCGTTTTTCACCATCCTGCTGAGCAGCGCATTTCTGGGTGAGAAAATCAGCGCGTTTCACACAGGCGGGATGCTGTTTGCGGTGATTGGCTTGTTGTTGATTTTGCTGGGTGGCGGGCAGGCTTCCACGGTTATCGGTATCGCGCTGGTGATGCTCGCGGCGCTGGGCTGGGCCTGCTGCAATGTGTTGGTGAAGGTAAGCAAGCCGGCGGACATGATGGCATTCGTGATCTGGTCCAGCGTGTTCTCGGTGCCGGCGATCCTACTGCTGATGGTGGCTGAAAAAGGCTTGATGCCATTTGCTGGTCTCGCTGATGGTTTGACCGGCAAGGCGGTGTTCTCGGTGTTGTTCCAGAGCTATGTCACGACCATTCTGGGGTACTGGTGCTGGAACTGCCTGATGAAGAAATACGCTGCCGTGCAAATTGCGCCGCTTTCGTTGATGGTGCCGGTTTCGGGGTTGATCGCTTCGGCTGTGATGTTTGGGGAGCGGTTGAGTGGGCAACAGGCGTTGGCCATTGGCTTCATATTGCTGGGGATCGTTGTGTTTCTGAATGCTGGGAGCTTGCAGGCGCTTCTCGGCAGGCGCAGGTTGCCGCGTGGGGGCGCTCGATCTCACTGGTGACAAAGATCTCAAGGCGGCCCCCCAGAATAAACCGCAGCCCCATACCGCTGGGTAATCCGCTCGATCTCCCCAGCCTCCTTCATCCGCACCAGCGCCCGCAACACTCCCTGCGTCGGTATCGCCGGGTCATTGCGCACCATGCACCCCAGCGCCTGCTCTTCCAGCACCGCCAGCGCCTGAAGGTGCTGCCCGGCAGGCAGGCCTTGGTTGAAATACTGCAGGGACAGCTCATTGCTGACCGCGTGCCGGTAACGGCCGATTTGCAGTTTCTGCAGGGCCAGCTGCTGGCTGCGGCTGTCTTCCCGGGTCAATTGCCCATGTGCGAACAGCGGGTCCAGCGTGGGGTAGGTGTACCCCAGCACAGTGCCGATGGCTTGTGGCGGCAACTGCTCGGGCCGTACCGTGGTGCTTTCACCCGGGCGCCCGACCAACACATCGCGTTGATGGAACAGCGGAATGCTCCATACAAAATCCCCCGGCCGGTCATTGAACCACAGGGTGCTCACATAACAGCGCACGTCGATGTCGCCGTCATTCATTGCCTGCTGCAACCGCAGGCGGGCCAGCACGTGATACTCGGGCCGGGCGCCGGTTTCGCGGGCGATGGCCTGCATCAGGTCAAACAGCAAACCCTCAACCGGCTGGCCGTTTTCGACCCGCACCAGTGGCATGCTCCAGCTCTCGGCCACGGAAAACCGCAGCACCGGCTGCTCCGCCAGGCTGAAGGTGCTCCAGAGCAACAGCAGGGCCAGCAGTCTTCGCAAGGCACATCCTCCATGAACAGCACGCCCGTTGCTTAGCTTAGACGAGCTGCGCAGGGTGCAATTTTGCCCCCGCTCCGCTAGCATTAGCGATCTTCCGCTCGATCAGGCTGCGATGGTTTTTCGATGAGTTATCAGGTTCTTGCACGTAAATGGCGTCCGCGCTCGTTCCGCGAAATGGTCGGCCAGGCCCATGTGCTCAAAGCCTTGATCAATGCCCTGGACAACCAGCGCCTGCACCACGCCTACCTGTTCACCGGTACGCGCGGCGTGGGCAAGACTACCATTGCGCGGATCATCGCCAAATGCCTCAACTGCGAGACGGGCATCACCTCGACGCCGTGCGGCACCTGTTCGGTGTGCCGGGAGATCGATGAGGGCCGCTTCGTCGACCTGATCGAAATCGACGCCGCCAGCCGCACCAAGGTCGAAGACACCCGCGAACTGCTCGACAACGTGCAGTACGCCCCCAGCCGCGGGCGCTTCAAGGTCTACCTGATCGACGAAGTGCACATGTTGTCCACCCACTCGTTCAACGCCTTGCTCAAGACGCTTGAAGAGCCGCCGCCCTACGTCAAGTTCATCCTCGCCACCACCGACCCGCAAAAACTGCCGGCCACCATCCTGTCGCGTTGCCTGCAGTTCTCGCTGAAGAACATGAGCCCGGAGCGGGTGGTCGAGCACCTGAGCCACGTGCTCACCGCCGAAAACGTGCCGTTCGAGCCGGATGCCCTGTGGCTGCTCGGCCGTGCGGCGGACGGTTCGATGCGCGACGCCATGAGCCTGACTGACCAGGCCATTGCTTTTGGTGAGGGCAAGGTACTGGCCGCCGACGTGCGTGCCATGCTCGGCAGCCTCGATCACGGCCAGGTTTACGGTGTGTTGCAGGCGTTGCTGGAGGGCGATGCGCGGGCACTGCTTGAGGCAGTGCGTAACCTCGCCGAACAAGGGCCGGACTGGAGTGGCGTGCTGGCCGAAATGCTTAACGTGCTGCACCGTGTAGCCATTGCCCAGGCTCTGCCCGAAGCGGTGGACAATGGTCAGGGGGATCGCGAGCGGGTGCTGGCACTGGCGTCGGCGTTGCCTGCCGAAGATGTGCAGTTTTATTACCAGATGGGCCTGATCGGCCGCCGCGACCTGCCACTGGCGCCGGACCCGCGAGGTGGCTTTGAAATGGTCCTGTTGCGCATGCTCGCGTTCCGGCCTGCCGACGCTGACGATGCGCCCAAACCAGTGCTAAAGCCAGTGGGGATCAGCCAGGCCACAGCTGATCCGGCCAAACCGGTGGCAGCGCCAGCCGTTGTGCTGCCGCCCGTGGCACCGCCCGTCGAAGCGCCAGCACCTGCCGTTGCCGAGCCCGAGCCGGAGCCCGTTGCCGCTCCAGAGCCAGTTGCCGCCAAACCAGAACCGGTTGCGGTGGAGGAGGTCATCGACCTGCCGTGGGAAGAGCCTGCCGCGCCGGCACCCGCACCCGCTCCCGCGCCGGTTGTGGCCGCGCCTGCGCCGGTCGCTGCCCCGGCCCAGCCTGTTCACGACGAACCGCCCTTCGACCCGTCCGCCTACGCCCCGGCAGGCATGGAGCGTGACGACGAACCGCCGATCGACGACGACTATTATGCTGGCGACAGCGACCCGGTCGGCTTCAGCTACCTGGATGAGCTTGCCGAGCACATCCAGGAAGAAGCACCTGCCGCCACCCCCGAGCCGCTCCCGGCCAGCAAGCCCGCCACCGGCCTGGCTTTGCAATGGCTGGAATTATTCCCGCAGTTGCCAGTGTCGGGGATGACAGGCAACATCGCCGCAAACTGTACGCTGATAAGCGCAGACGGTGACGATTGGCTGCTGCACCTGGACCCGGGCCAGGGCGCGCTGTTCAACAGCACCCAGCAACGCCGCCTGAACGAGGCGCTGAACCAGCATCTGGGGCGCACGCTTAACCTGCGCATCGAGCTGATCCGCCCCGAGCAGGAAACCCCGGCCCAGGCCGCAGCGCGCAAGCGTGCCGAGCGCCAGCAGGATGCCGTGGCTTCGATCGAGCAGGACCCGTTGATCCAGCAGATGATCAAACTGTTCGGTGCCACGGTGCGGCAGGATACTATTGAGCCTGTAGAGGCCCTGGCCAACCAGGGGCAATAACGGATAACCATGCGGCCGGCCGCGCGCCGGGCCGCATCACATGACCCAATCGAGGTATACCCCATGATGAAAGGTGGCATGGCCGGCCTGATGAAGCAGGCCCAGCAGATGCAGGAAAAGATGCAAAAGATGCAGGAAGAGCTGGCCAACGCCGAAGTCACCGGCCAGTCCGGTGGCGGCCTGGTGAGCGTGGTGATGACCGGTCGCCACGACGTCAAGCGCGTCAGCATCGACCAAAGCCTGATGTCGACCGACGCGGACGACAAGGAAGTACTGGAAGACCTGATCGCGGCTGCCCTTAACGATGCAGTGCGCAAGGTCGAGCAGAGCAGTCAGGAGAAAATGGGCGGCATGACCGCCGGCATGCAACTGCCGCCGGGCTTCAAGATGCCTTTCTAAGGTATTTTTGCCTGTAGATTGGCGCCGCAAAGCGGCGCTTTATTACCCCTGGGACAACTCTACCGACCGGCGATACGCAGCTCCCGTTGCTTCACCCACCAACTCCCGCAACTTACCCTGCTGTTCAAACACCTCAATCGCCGCCGCTGTAGTGCCATTCGGCGAAGTAACCGCCACTCGCAATTCGGTGAAATCGGCATGCGGTTGATGTTGTAAAGACGCCGCCCCAAATGCTGTTTGCGCCGCCAGGTTTTTTGCCAGTTCTGCATTCAACCCAAGTTTGACTCCCGCCTGCGCCAACGCTTCGCTGAACAAATGGTAATACGCCGGCCCACTGCCGCTAATGGCTGTAACGGCATCCAGCATGGCTTCTTCTTCAACCCAATATGCCGCACCTACGGCCTCGAACAATTGGCTGATGGCTGCCTTGCGCGCCGCATCCAGTTGCCCGTGCGCATACAGCCCGGTGCAACCGGCGCCTACCAGTACCGGAGTATTGGGCATGGCACGCACTACCGGGCAGCGTCGCCCCACAGCCTCACTCAACGTGTGTTCGGTAATGCCCGCCGCCACCGATATTACGGTGGCCTGGTTGCACTGACGGTCGCTGAGCCCGGCCAGGGCGCTGCTGGCATACGCCGGTTTCACGGCCAGCACGATCAGCTGGAAGGCCTGCTCACGTGGCACATCGGCCAGTTGGCTGAATACACCTGCACGCGGATCGGCTGGCAGCCCTGGGTCTACCACGGTCAGGTTGTTCACCAGCGCGCTCTTGAGCCACGCATCACCCAGCGCACCACCCATACGCCCGTAACCGATAAACAGCACGTCCATCAAACGCCCTCCAAATGTGTTTGTTGTTTTGTCGTTTTTTAGAGTAAGGCGATTTCTGTAAAAGGTGCAACCCGGTGCAACTTGTAACGT
The genomic region above belongs to Pseudomonas sp. PSKL.D1 and contains:
- the dnaX gene encoding DNA polymerase III subunit gamma/tau — translated: MSYQVLARKWRPRSFREMVGQAHVLKALINALDNQRLHHAYLFTGTRGVGKTTIARIIAKCLNCETGITSTPCGTCSVCREIDEGRFVDLIEIDAASRTKVEDTRELLDNVQYAPSRGRFKVYLIDEVHMLSTHSFNALLKTLEEPPPYVKFILATTDPQKLPATILSRCLQFSLKNMSPERVVEHLSHVLTAENVPFEPDALWLLGRAADGSMRDAMSLTDQAIAFGEGKVLAADVRAMLGSLDHGQVYGVLQALLEGDARALLEAVRNLAEQGPDWSGVLAEMLNVLHRVAIAQALPEAVDNGQGDRERVLALASALPAEDVQFYYQMGLIGRRDLPLAPDPRGGFEMVLLRMLAFRPADADDAPKPVLKPVGISQATADPAKPVAAPAVVLPPVAPPVEAPAPAVAEPEPEPVAAPEPVAAKPEPVAVEEVIDLPWEEPAAPAPAPAPAPVVAAPAPVAAPAQPVHDEPPFDPSAYAPAGMERDDEPPIDDDYYAGDSDPVGFSYLDELAEHIQEEAPAATPEPLPASKPATGLALQWLELFPQLPVSGMTGNIAANCTLISADGDDWLLHLDPGQGALFNSTQQRRLNEALNQHLGRTLNLRIELIRPEQETPAQAAARKRAERQQDAVASIEQDPLIQQMIKLFGATVRQDTIEPVEALANQGQ
- the ligA gene encoding NAD-dependent DNA ligase LigA; protein product: MTAETRIHALRTELDQHNYRYYVLDEPSVPDAEYDRLFNELKALEAENPHLVTPDSPTQRVGGAALAAFSQVRHEVPMLSLGNAFEETDLREFGRRVVEGLDQPGAVDFSCEPKLDGLAVSLLYRDGQLVQGATRGDGTTGEDISANVRTVRNIPLKLQGEGWPEVLEVRGEVYMSKAGFDRLNAAQAEAGGKTFANPRNAAAGSLRQLDSKITASRPLEFCCYGVGQVSASIGESHIGILEQLKQWGLPISRELRHAAGIEECLAYYRDIGERRNSLPYEIDGVVFKVNSLAAQRELGFRAREPRWAIAHKFPAMEELTEVLDVEFQVGRTGAVTPVARLKPVKVAGVTVSNATLHNMDEIARLGLRIGDTVIIRRAGDVIPQVMQVVLERRPDDARPVQVPSECPVCGSQVERTQLVKRSKGKETTSEGAVYRCVGRLACGAQLKQAIIHYVSRRAMDIDGLGEKSVEQLVDEGLIGSPADLYKLQFDQIVGLEGFAEVSSKKLLDAIEASKRPSLARFIYALGIPDVGEETAKVLARSLGSLERVQQALPQVLTYLPDIGLEVAYEIHNFFEDEHNRKVIEQLLACGMQLQDEGELAAEFAASTTLAGMIAKLDIASVGPTGAEKLVAKLDSLDKIIAADGIDLRQALAAKQAEAVREFFKDEANQQLARAIEAQLLAFGMHWSSEKKVAEGLPLAGQTWVLTGTLERMSRDVAKEKLESLGAKVAGSVSGKTHCVVAGPGAGSKLAKASELGVKVLDEDAFVAFMAGHGIAL
- a CDS encoding EamA family transporter → MAGGAASISGVEKSGLRVIPFSYTSSRIPLHPWRSATPKLPPSLRWRSGMKLGKTDLAIGLLVTIVWGCNFSVIELGLETLDPHMLTLLRFVFCALPLVFFVKRPQGVSWSVLAAYGVLFGVGLGWGLNFAIHHGLSPGMSSVLLQFSAFFTILLSSAFLGEKISAFHTGGMLFAVIGLLLILLGGGQASTVIGIALVMLAALGWACCNVLVKVSKPADMMAFVIWSSVFSVPAILLLMVAEKGLMPFAGLADGLTGKAVFSVLFQSYVTTILGYWCWNCLMKKYAAVQIAPLSLMVPVSGLIASAVMFGERLSGQQALAIGFILLGIVVFLNAGSLQALLGRRRLPRGGARSHW
- a CDS encoding substrate-binding periplasmic protein, which codes for MRRLLALLLLWSTFSLAEQPVLRFSVAESWSMPLVRVENGQPVEGLLFDLMQAIARETGARPEYHVLARLRLQQAMNDGDIDVRCYVSTLWFNDRPGDFVWSIPLFHQRDVLVGRPGESTTVRPEQLPPQAIGTVLGYTYPTLDPLFAHGQLTREDSRSQQLALQKLQIGRYRHAVSNELSLQYFNQGLPAGQHLQALAVLEEQALGCMVRNDPAIPTQGVLRALVRMKEAGEIERITQRYGAAVYSGGPP
- the smc gene encoding chromosome segregation protein SMC, with amino-acid sequence MRLKCIRLAGFKSFVDPTTVNFPSNMAAVVGPNGCGKSNIIDAVRWVMGESSAKNLRGESMTDVIFNGSSSRKPVSQASIELVFDNSETTLVGEYAAYAEISIRRKVTRDAQNTYYLNGTKCRRRDITDIFLGTGLGPRSYSIIEQGMISKLIEAKPEELRNFIEEAAGISKYKERRRETENRIRRTQENLARLTDLREELERQLERLHRQAQAAEKYREYKAEERQLKARLSALRWRELDERVRQREAVIGDQDVAHEALVAEQRNADASIERLRDGHHELSERFNLVQGRFYSVAGDIARVEQSIQHGQQRLRQLQDDLKEAERTRLETESHLGHDRTLLATLGEELAMLEPEQEMTLAAAEEAAATLEEAELGMHGWQEQWDSFNTRSAEPRRQAEVQQARLQQLETSLERLAERQRKLGEESEQLVADPQDAAMLELAEQLAASEMQLEGLQLDEEQVVEQLESVRDQLQQATQSQQQLQGDLQRLGGRLASLEALQQAALEPGAGAADWLRGQGLEQRPRLAEGLRVEPGWELAVETVLGADLQAVLVDDFASLQFAALEQGELRLLLGGPEGTRHVGSLLDKVECATDLAPWLGQVTPVEDLAQALAQRASLADGQSLVSRDGYWVGRHFLRVSRGGEAQGGVLARGQEIERLGLEQFEQQAALEQVEQQLQGQREQQLGLEEQREQLRRRTQEENRQHGELKASLSAGRARAEQVELRRRRLQEELAELQEQRALEHEQLGEARLVLQEALDLMAQDTEQREQLMARRDTLREGLDRIRQEARQHKDHAHQLAVRLGSLRAQHDSTHQALERLEQQAARLNERQEQLSLNLEEGEAPLEELRLKLEELLERRMSVDEEMRQARLHMDEADRELRAAEKRRTQAEQQAQMLRGQLEQLRLECQGLDVRRKTLQEQLLADGYDLQGVLATLEPEASEQGTEQALEQMDARIQRLGAINLAAIEEYEQQSERKRYLDAQNADLVEALETLENVIRKIDKETRNRFKDTFDQINAGLQALFPKVFGGGSAYLELTGEDLLDTGVTIMARPPGKKNSTIHLLSGGEKALTALALVFAIFKLNPAPFCMLDEVDAPLDDANVGRYARLVKEMSETVQFIYITHNKIAMEMADQLMGVTMHERGCSRLVAVDVEEAMAMVDA
- the zipA gene encoding cell division protein ZipA, with protein sequence MEIGLREWLIVIGIIVIAGILFDGWRRMRGGKGKLKFRLDRSYANLPDEEGNAEVLGPSRVLDNQKEPELDESDLPSVSAPAREREREPKPAKAAKRGKRAAEAQQQGDLNLAAEPREPDLFADAEDDFAADNNRNSGFAASGNAAKELPPVEEVLVISVISRDEGGFKGPALLQNILESGLRFGEMDIFHRHESMAGHGEVLFSMANAVKPGIFDLDDIDHFSTRAVSFFLGLPGPRHPKQAFDVMVAAARKLAHELDGELKDDQRSVLTAQTIEHYRQRIVEFERRALTQKR